The Brassica oleracea var. oleracea cultivar TO1000 chromosome C6, BOL, whole genome shotgun sequence genome includes a region encoding these proteins:
- the LOC106297229 gene encoding uncharacterized protein LOC106297229, whose protein sequence is MSLVETTAAPKRRTISPYDLTSGDNPGAVISSPLLNGTNYDEWAINLRMALSSRKKFRFIDGSIAKPAADSPNLEDWIANNHLLVGWIKQTIEPKIRSSISTREVAKELWDIIKKRFSVKSGARLQQLRNSLATCKQNGTSVDDYFGRLTKIWDGIKECMNSKQCSCGKCECDLNTAHENEREILRVHDFLSGLDESVHGVIRSQICAITPLPDLDSVYQTVVQNETIRSNATTTQETQVMSFASQLPPPAYNKQGSAGARSVHPTNRDPTRKCSVCGRTGHDVTSCFKIVGYPEWYGTNPARGRGFSGRGRGGTPRANSTQIVGANSAVLPSSVVLTESDRQGLSGISDEQWKIIQHMVGNSSKPETLSGKMNGIEWILDTGATHHMTKRLDILEDVHSILPVSVKLPAGSNVFASKQGTFRLNPKLITDKMLVLQDRTTKTLTGVGEREREGLYRLCGIAEVTSLHTKTQFSKKIKTIRSDNGTEFVCLTRFFLENGIHHETSCVYTPQQNERVERKHRHILNVARALRFQAHLPIGYWGECIKAAVYLMNRTPSQLLNGKTPYEKLYGREPSVRHLRVFGCLAYAHNINHASDKFAPRSRRCVFLGYPSGKKGWLLYDLEKRVIFHSRDVVFSENQFPLANQSNGRVSVTPEISPEFGEVSFNDSASEDVETATVTEEQSIEQSLDETVTAALNDSSTEVCNETVSAVPAEMIPTNNIEVTVTEPPTSSAPVETSLGRGHRQKTQSTRLKDYVVNTVTIEQSLSLSSTSPTTQLSSGSVYPLSDYLSSHKFSPNHRSFLASISSHTVPRTFLEAMEDDIWKGAMGSEYTAIDEQHTWDLEPLPPNKRALNCQWIYSWKYHADETVERPKAS, encoded by the exons ATGTCTCTTGTGGAAACAACCGCAGCACCTAAGAGGCGAACAATCTCGCCTTATGATCTCACATCTGGAGATAACCCCGGTGCCGTCATCTCATCCCCGTTGCTCAACGGTACGAACTATGATGAATGGGCAATTAACTTGCGGATGGCCTTGAGCTCACGCAAGAAATTCAGATTCATTGATGGAAGCATAGCCAAACCTGCAGCTGACTCGCCAAATCTCGAAGATTGGATTGCCAATAATCATCTATTGGTGGGGTGGATAAAACAGACTATCGAACCTAAGATACGATCGTCTATATCTACTCGTGAAGTTGCAAAAGAGCTGTGGGATATAATCAAGAAGAGGTTTTCGGTGAAGAGTGGAGCAAGACTCCAACAGCTCCGCAATTCTCTAGCCACTTGCAAACAGAACGGGACTTCGGTGGACGACTACTTTGGGCGCCTGACGAAGATCTGGGATGGAATAAAGGAATGTATGAATTCGAAACAGTGTAGTTGTGGAAAGTGCGAATGCGACCTTAACACAGCTCATGAAAACGAACGAGAGATACTAAGAGTTCATGATTTCTTATCAGGTCTTGATGAGTCGGTACATGGTGTGATCAGATCACAAATCTGCGCCATAACCCCGCTACCAGACCTTGACAGTGTGTATCAGACTGTGGTGCAGAATGAGACGATTAGATCGAATGCGACCACAACACAAGAGACGCAAGTAATGAGTTTTGCTTCTCAGCTCCCGCCTCCTGCGTACAACAAACAAGGGAGCGCTGGAGCACGTTCGGTGCATCCAACTAACAGAGACCCTACTCGCAAATGTTCTGTGTGTGGTCGTACGGGACATGATGTAACCTCGTGCTTCAAGATAGTGGGGTATCCTGAATGGTATGGTACAAATCCTGCTCGGGGTCGTGGTTTTTCTGGACGAGGACGAGGTGGAACTCCTCGTGCAAATAGCACACAAATAGTGGGAGCTAACTCGGCGGTTCTTCCATCCTCTGTTGTTCTTACCGAGAGTGACAGGCAAGGACTAAGTGGCATCTCTGATGAGCAGTGGAAGATCATTCAACACATGGTGGGGAACTCATCTAAGCCTGAAACTCTGAGTGGTAAGATGAATGGTATTGAATGGATTTTAGACACAGGTGCGACTCATCATATGACCAAAAGACTGGACATACTGGAGGATGTTCACTCGATACTTCCAGTCTCTGTAAAGCTGCCTGCTGGATCGAATGTCTTTGCATCCAAGCAAGGGACATTTCGATTGAATCCCAAACTA ATTACTGATAAGATGTTGGTGTTGCAGGACCGCACTACGAAGACGCTGACTGGAGTGGGTGAAAGAGAGAGAGAGGGACTCTACCGGTTGTGTGGAATTGCAGAAGTAACATCGCTACATACGAAG ACACAGTTTTCAAAGAAAATAAAGACAATAAGAAGTGATAATGGTACGGAGTTTGTTTGTCTCACCCGTTTCTTTCTGGAGAATGGTATCCATCATGAAACCTCGTGTGTTTACACCCCGCAACAAAACGAACGGGTGGAGCGAAAGCACAGACATATATTGAATGTGGCAAGGGCGCTGCGATTTCAAGCGCATCTTCCTATTGGGTATTGGGGTGAATGTATTAAAGCAGCTGTATATCTTATGAACCGGACACCTTCACAGTTATTGAATGGTAAAACTCCATATGAAAAATTATATGGTCGTGAGCCATCAGTTCGGCATCTACGAGTATTTGGCTGTCTCGCCTATGCTCACAATATTAATCATGCTAGTGATAAATTTGCGCCTAGGAGCCGGCGTTGTGTCTTCTTAGGCTATCCTTCTGGAAAGAAGGGCTGGCTGTTGTATGACTTGGAGAAAAGAGTCATCTTCCATTCTCGAGATGTTGTCTTTAGTGAGAATCAATTTCCATTAGCTAATCAGTCTAATGGAAGAGTCTCTGTCACACCAGAAATATCACCAGAGTTTGGAGAAGTATCATTCAATGACTCTGCTTCAGAAGATGTTGAGACTGCAACTGTAACAGAGGAACAGAGTATCGAACAGAGTCTGGATGAAACAGTTACTGCAGCACTGAATGATTCATCTACTGAAGTGTGTAATGAAACGGTTTCTGCAGTTCCGGCTGAGATGATTCCGACAAACAATATTGAGGTTACTGTCACGGAGCCTCCTACATCGTCTGCTCCAGTTGAGACGTCCTTAGGACGAGGTCACAGACAGAAAACTCAGTCTACTCGTCTCAAGGACTATGTTGTCAACACAGTAACTATTGAGCAATCTCTCTCTCTCTCGTCAACTTCACCCACTACACAGCTATCTTCAGGTTCGGTCTATCCTCTGTCTGATTACTTATCTTCTCATAAATTCTCACCTAACCATCGCAGCTTCCTGGCCTCGATCTCTTCCCATACTGTCCCTCGCACTTTCTTGGAAGCGATGGAAGATGACATATGGAAGGGAGCGATGGGATCCGAGTACACTGCTATAGACGAACAACATACATGGGATCTTGAACCTCTTCCACCCAACAAACGAGCTCTTAACTGTCAATGGATCTACTCGTGGAAGTACCATGCCGATGAAACCGTTGAACGTCCCAAAGCAAG TTAG
- the LOC106298824 gene encoding uncharacterized protein LOC106298824, producing MERPPERSKRLHNFTLPYLRWGQQRFLRCVNLPSHHLPSSSSSPSPDHAANRSVVAAVRPWNLRTRRAACSEPGDESPAKIEIGVRRGVVNGEEMEKDEKLKFSVSLMKKEIEEDFSNMIGKRLPRRPKKRPRTVQKKLNTIFPGLWLSEEVTIDSYDVPEALET from the exons ATGGAGCGTCCTCCAGAAAGATCGAAACGCCTCCATAACTTCACCTTACCTTATCTCCGTTGGGGTCAACAAAGATTCCTCAGATGCGTCAATCTACCTTCACATCATCTTCCTTCTTCTTCTTCCTCTCCTTCTCCAGATCACGCAGCCAACAGATCTGTTGTGGCGGCGGTTCGTCCGTGGAATCTGAGGACGAGAAGAGCTGCGTGTAGTGAACCTGGAGACGAATCTCCGGCGAAGATCGAAATCGGCGTGAGGAGAGGTGTAGTAAATGGAGAAGAAATGGAGAAGGATGAGAAATTGAAATTCTCGGTTTCGTTGATGAAGAAAGAGATCGAAGAGGATTTTTCGAACATGATTGGGAAAAGACTTCCAAGGAGACCTAAGAAGAGACCAAGAACTGTTCAGAAGAAACTCAAT ACGATTTTTCCTGGATTGTGGTTGTCAGAAGAAGTAACGATAGATTCATATGACGTCCCTGAAGCTCTTGAAACGTGA
- the LOC106299529 gene encoding uncharacterized protein LOC106299529, whose translation MICTESNHQRISFSSDLGQSDNASPPPALIRRDESLLDSSNSSFEFHISNNFDPGDSSPADEIFADGMILPFHVTPPSTAPKRLYKYELPPITSSLSPSPLPPQPLPPKHIEKDTSGANSDSEAEKSSKSFWSFKRSSSLNCDLKKSLICSFPRLTRSNSTGSVTNSKRAMLRDVNNHRVSPTSSSSSSSVCCNYHFRPQKHTGKKGEAGGGSFSAIPVLSGPSTFGLGSFLRHSKKKKNKK comes from the coding sequence ATGATCTGCACGGAGTCAAATCACCAGCGTATTTCCTTCTCCAGTGATCTTGGCCAATCAGATAACGCATCACCACCACCAGCCCTTATCCGAAGAGACGAATCTCTTCTTGATTCATCAAACTCTTCTTTCGAGTTCCACATCTCAAACAACTTTGATCCTGGAGACTCCTCACCAGCCGATGAGATCTTCGCTGACGGCATGATCCTCCCTTTCCATGTAACCCCACCTTCCACCGCACCAAAACGTCTCTACAAATACGAACTCCCTCCCATTACCTCCTCTCTTTCTCCATCTCCTCTCCCTCCACAACCATTACCGCCAAAACACATCGAGAAGGACACCAGCGGTGCAAACTCGGACTCAGAAGCAGAGAAGTCGTCAAAGTCGTTTTGGAGTTTCAAGAGAAGCTCGAGTCTCAACTGCGACTTAAAGAAGAGTCTGATCTGTTCGTTTCCTCGTCTCACGAGAAGCAACTCTACAGGTTCGGTTACTAATTCAAAGAGAGCAATGCTGAGAGATGTTAACAACCATAGGGTCTCTCCCACTTCTTCTTCTTCTTCTTCCTCTGTCTGTTGCAACTATCACTTCAGGCCTCAGAAGCACACAGGCAAGAAAGGTGAAGCAGGAGGAGGAAGCTTTTCGGCTATTCCAGTCCTCAGTGGTCCGTCTACGTTTGGGTTAGGATCGTTTCTACGTCACTCAAAGAAGAAGAAGAACAAGAAGTAG
- the LOC106296387 gene encoding AMSH-like ubiquitin thioesterase 1, with translation MGSSCEIVDLSTSARRITVDNRISLKFYFRIADNILKQANIFRAEKNVIDLYVMLLRFSSLALETIPSHRDYRTSLKSNKEYLRMRLLDVLTELEKLKPVVQQRIDELNPKPLPRYSVQAHPANGTPRWSSAVKPSLTSYDHAKVLNPSGHNFGYMGSRGQQLLNAAPLEERFRKMSVNLMRPTEESLSKHSILGPGGLRAQWQPPKIDIKVQYPSNIDFAPVEIPSFQRQFVDSKPMITNGSNNEPERPVVESTSENIQKNYTEELSSMISFEESESVNYNHIIRQPSPPPVLAEVQDLAAGSCHEAIQAECKMDNPLPDESLRSESPLELHIATTMMDTFLRLAKSNTKKNLETCGILAGSLKNRKFYITALIIPKQESTSDSCQATNEEEIFEAQDKQSLFPLGWIHTHPTQSCFMSSIDVHTHYSYQIMLPEAVAIVMAPQDSSRKHGIFRLTTPGGMTVIRNCDQRGFHAHSSPADGGPIYNTCTDVYMNPNLKFDVIDLR, from the exons ATGGGGTCGTCTTGTGAGATCGTCGATCTCTCCACTAGTGCTCGGAGAATAACCGTAGACAATCGTATCTCTCTCAAATTTTACTTCAGGATCGCAGATAATATCCTCAAACAG GCCAACATATTCCGGGCTGAGAAGAATGTAATTGATTTATATGTCATGCTTCTGCGTTTCTCGAG TTTGGCTCTCGAGACCATACCCTCCCATCGAGATTACAGAACTTCTCTTAAAAGCAACAAAGAGTATTTGAGAATG AGACTATTGGATGTATTGACCGAGCTGGAGAAGTTGAAACCAGTTGTACAGCAAAGGATCGATGAACTTAATCCTAAGCCTTTACCTCGATATAGTGTGCAAGCTCATCCCGCAAATGGTACTCCACGTTGGTCTTCCGCTGTAAAACCATCTTTAACTAGCTATGATCATGCGAAG GTACTAAATCCTTCTGGACATAATTTTGGCTACATGGGTTCCAGGGGTCAGCAACTCTTGAACGCTGCACCACTTGAAGAGCGTTTCCGAAAGAT GTCAGTTAACTTGATGCGACCAACAGAGGAATCCCTTTCCAAGCATTCTATCTTGGGTCCAGGTGGACTCCGTGCACAGTGGCAGCCTCCCAAGATTGACATTAAG GTTCAGTATCCGAGCAATATAGATTTTGCACCAGTTGAAATCCCAAG CTTCCAACGACAATTCGTGGATAGCAAACCAATGATAACAAACGGCAGTAACAACGAACCTGAGAGGCCAGTTGTGGAATCAACAAGTGAAAATATCCAGAAAAATTACACCGAAGAGCTTTCATCCATGATTTCTTTCGAAGAATCCGAAAGTGTTAATTACAACCATATCATCAGGCAACCTTCACCACCTCCAGTACTAGCAGAAGTTCAAGACTTGGCTGCTGGTTCATGTCATGAAGCGATACAAGCGGAATGTAAGATGGATAACCCCTTACCTGATGAGTCTCTACGGTCAGAGTCTCCTCTTGAACTCCATATT GCGACAACAATGATGGATACATTTTTGAGGCTTGCCAAGTCAAACACCAAGAAGAATCTAGAGACGTGTGGTATTCTTGCTGGTTCACTA AAAAACAGAAAGTTCTATATTACAGCTCTCATCATACCAAAACAGGAATCAACATCTGACTCG TGTCAGGCCACAAACGAGGAGGAGATATTTGAAGCACAGGACAAGCAATCTCTTTTCCCACTTGGATGGATTCAT ACGCATCCGACACAGTCTTGTTTCATGTCATCTATCGATGTACACACGCACTATTCATACCAG ATTATGTTACCGGAAGCTGTGGCAATCGTCATGGCCCCGCAAGACTCTTCAAG GAAACATGGAATATTCCGGCTGACAACGCCGGGAGGGATGACGGTGATAAGAAACTGTGACCAGCGTGGCTTTCACGCACACAGTTCGCCGGCAGACGGAGGACCGATTTACAATACATGTACGGATGTTTACATGAACCCAAATCTAAAGTTCGATGTCATCGATCTGAGATAG
- the LOC106299208 gene encoding box C/D snoRNA protein 1-like: MDSSVCGECKLKPWKYKCPGCSIRSCGLPCVKAHKQRTGCTGKRKVTDFVTLSHFDDSLLLSDYRMLEETKRVAESAKRMRNQICKNPYFKESQRTKLRAAAARGSTNLLFLSSGMLNRERNQTRYDNRSKCISWTIEWRFHSTDVVLVDHGVGEDTSLCSVIENHLKPGPWIHKLKPFCDVDLVSLKLFIRQHQKGAKATFKELDIKASLRQQLAKVAIVEYPVIHVYLPSQSYDFEGIRDFYHLNTTPDPNGSLYYSHGDTTEGKITSREEEIGEDGR; the protein is encoded by the exons ATGGATAGTTCGGTCTGTGGGGAATGCAAGTTGAAACCATGGAAGTACAAGTGTCCGGGATGTTCGATCCGTTCCTGTGGGCTTCCTTGTGTGAAAGCTCACAAGCAGCGAACAGGTTGTACAGGCAAGAGGAAGGTCACAGACTTCGTTACCCTCTCACACTTCGACGATAGTCTCCTTCTCTCTG ACTACAGAATGCTGGAGGAGACAAAGAGAGTAGCAGAGTCTGCTAAGAGAATGAGAAATCAGATATGCAAAAATCCTTACTTTAAGGAATCTCAGCGTACTAAACTTCGAGCTGCTGCTGCTAGGGGAAGTACTAATCTACTGTTTCTTTCTAGTGGAATGTTGAACCGGGAAAGGAATCAGACTCGTTATGATAACCG GAGTAAGTGCATCTCTTGGACAATTGAGTGGCGGTTCCACTCTACAGATGTGGTTCTTGTTGACCATGG AGTTGGTGAAGATACAAGTCTTTGCTCTGTCATAGAGAATCATCTTAAGCCAGGCCCTTGGATTCACAAGCTCAAGCCTTTTTGTGATGTGGATCTTGTTTCTCTCAAACTTTTTATCCGCCAACACCAAAAG GGTGCAAAGGCTACTTTCAAGGAGCTGGACATCAAGGCTTCTTTGAGGCAACAACTTGCCAAAGTAGCTATTGTAGAGTACCCGGTGATCCATGTATATCTGCCTTCACAGAGCTATGACTTTGAAGGTATCAGAGACTTCTACCACTTAAACACCACACCTGATCCTAATGGTTCCTTATACTATAGCCACGGAGATACTACAGAAGGTAAAATAACCTCACGAGAAGAGGAAATAGGAGAAGACGGCCGTTGA